Below is a window of Paremcibacter congregatus DNA.
AATGAATAATGGTTAAATTTATGCCCCGGAAACACACCAAAAATCAGATAAAATCTGCCGACGCGGTGGATAAAAAGAGCGCCGAGCTTTTTCTGTCCATTCAGGAAAAATCCGCCACCGTCGATGAATGGGAAGCCTTTCATGACTGGAGCAAACAGTCCGAAGCCGCGGCGAAGACCGTCGACGCCTATAGCCAACTGTGGCAGGATGTCGATTATGTCAGCAGATATAGAATGCCCACTCCTGAGGAACTCGCCGCCGACAGTTATGACGGCAGCCAGTCGATCAAAGACCATCAGCGCGCCCAGGCTGCTGCATTGCCTTCCTGCTGGCAAAGACTGCGGTCTTTACTGACCATATCCCCTGTGCCGGTTTACGCCGGTGCCCTCGCGCTTCTCGCCTTGGTGGTCGCCGTTCCGATGTATAACACCATGGTGACGCCCCTTGAATTCACCACCCATACGGCGGAGCATCGTCGTATTGTGCTTGACGACGGATCGTCGGTCTTTCTGGGCGCCGAAACCCGTATCCTATCGGACTACAGCCCCCATCAACGCCATATCACCCTGTCCAGCGGGGAAGCCTATTTCGATGTGGCGAAAGACCCTGACCGGCCCTTTACCGTCGATATCAACGGTCTTGAGGTTCGCGCCATCGGCACCGCCTTCAACATCCGCAAATCCCCGGCCTTCATTATGGTTTCGGTGGTGGAAGGCACAATCGGCCTGAAAAGCGATGATGCCCCGGCGCTGACCGAGTCCGCCAGCGCGACGCTGCCCGCCACCCTGACCGTCGGCGAGCAAATCAGCTATGCCAAAGCCGATCACAAAGTCAATTATGCCGTCGCCGACACCCGGGACATGTTGTCCTGGCAGAGCGACGTGCTGTTTTTCCGCGGCGAAACGCTGCAGGATGTTTTCTACAGGCTTGATCGTTACACAGACGAAACTATTATTTTACTGGATAAAGACCTCGGCGATTTGCAGTTTTCCGGCACGGTGCATCGCCAGAATATCGACAGCTGGTTTGACGCCCTGTCATTGGCCTTTCCTGTCAAGGTAACCCGTGTGCAGGGTAAAATCCTCATCGCCCGCGCGCCGATATAACGACAGCCCCTTTAACAAACCATATATATGGGATCAGAAGGGATACATCCGGGCAAGATGATCTCTGTGATCAGGGAAATAGGCCAGTGCCTCGGTATGCAGATCATGGATCTGATGCATCGGCGCGATCGGGGTCTTCGCCGGTGCGGATGTCGCATGAGACGGAAAACGCCCCATACCCGCCAGAATGGCATACCAGCTCGGGCGCAGATAAATCAGCGCATCACCGTATCTGTCCAGTAGCGTTTCAAAATCGCCGCCGCCATCCCAGACCGCGAGCAGCTCCGCCAGCCTGTCAGAGATATGAGGGTTATCCCGGTTCTCAATCCAATAATCACTGTCGTTGCGGCCGTTGATCTTGTAATGGGTGACGATATAGTCGCGGATGCCGTCGAAGAACATGTTGATCCTCTGATTGAATGCCGGTTGATGTCGCGACGTATAGTCGCCCTCGCCATACATCTGGATGAATTTCTCGATGGTCAGTTGCACCAGCATCAGCGCCGTCGCCTCCAGCGGCTCAATGAACCCTTGAGACAGGCCAACGGCCAGACAATTCTTCTGCCAGTGATTTTCCACCCGTCCCACCCGCATTTTCAGATGCCGGGCCTCCCCCCCCTTGGCGGCCGGCCCCAGATGACGGCGCAGCGCGTCCTCCGCCGTACTCTCGTCGATATGCGCCGAAGAATAGACATAGCCGTTGCCAAATCGGGTGGTGAGGGGAATTTTCCAGGCCCAGCCATGACCAAGCGCGGTCGAGACCGTTTCGGACGGCAGCCCCTCCGCCGGATTGAGCGGACTGGCCAGCGCCACAGCCCGGTCATTAAACAAGACATCCCCGTAACTGACAAACCTCTCCCCTAAACTCTTTTGTATCATCAGCGCCGCAAAGCCCGTGCAATCAATAAACAAATCGCCGTCCACACTGCCCCCGTCCTTCAAGTGAAGGGCCGTGATGTCGCCGCTCTCGTCCTGCGCCACCCGCTCCACCGTGTCAATCCGGTGATTAATACCGCGCGCCTCGGCCCGCTTCTTAAGAAAAGCGCCCAGCAATCCGGCATCAAAATGATAACCGTAATCGGGGGTGTGCCGCAAACCGTCACCGGCGACCGGTGATTTATGCTGCGCCGCCAGTTGCGCCGAAACAAAAAAACGGTCCGGGTTGACCGGCACGTCAATCCCGCCGCGTCGCAGAGCGCAATTATGAAAGAAAGCATAACCCGTATCCTGATCCAGTTCGGAAAAGAAGGGATGAAAATAACTTTCAAAACCGGGCTTGCCGCTCCAGCCGGGGAAACGGATGCCGCATTTATAGGTGGCGTTGCAGGCCGGCATCCATTCATTCTCAGGAATATTCAGTGTGCGGAAAAACTGCCGCAAATAGGGGGTAGAACCTTCCCCGACACCAATGGTGTCGATCTCCGCCGATTCAATCAACGTGATGCGCGCGCCGTCCGCCCCCCAAGCCTGGTCAAACAGACTGGCCGCCATCCATCCGGCGGTGCCGCCGCCCAGAATGATAATATGCTTTTCCCCGAAAGGTTTTTTCTGCATCATTTTACCCCTTGTTTACGTGGCTCCCCAAAAACAGGGAAGGCTGGCCCCAGGGAAAGGGGGCCAGCCGGAGAGTGGTATTAATGCGTTATTAATACCGGAAACGAACCCCCACACTATAACGTGGGCCATTCTCATAAAACCCCACCGGGATTCCGTCGTTGGTGCGCTGGAAGATCACTTCATTGGTGATATTCACCGCATTCATGAAGACATCCACCTGATCGGTCGCATGCCATGTGGCCGTGGCGTCGAACTGATCATAGGGCGCTGTCGACAATTGCCCGCCGGAAATCTCGGTACTGAAGGATTCCGACCGGTAGTTGTAGGACAGGCGCAAACTGAAGGTATCATCCTCATAATAGACCGAGGCATTCATTTGATGTTTGGAGTTGCCGGGCAGTTCGGATTCCTTGCCGTCCGTGGTCACCGACGCTTCCGTCAGCGTATAGTTGGCCAAGGCACCAATACCCATGCCAAAGTCATGCTGCAACTGCACCTCAAGCCCGGTGATATCCGCCCCGTCCGAATTAAACGGCCGGGTGATGGTCAGGGTGCGGCCTTCGAAAACCTCTTCCTGGGCAATCGTGCGGATGGAGCTCGACAGGTCCTTACGGAAAACCGTGGCGGAGAAGATGGACGCCTCATCATAATACCATTCAAAGCCCGCCTCGAACTGTGTCGCGAAGGTCGGTTTCAGGAACGGGTTACCCCCAGACGCCGTTGGTGTTGTCGCATCAACCAGTAGGTTGGCGCTCAAATTCTGGAAAGTTGGCCGCGCCATGGCCCGTGATGCCGCCGCCCGGATCAGAACATCGTCCCGCAGGTTATAGACCAGATTGAGGCTCGGCAGGAACTCGGTATATTTGCGGTTCACTTCCTGCAGACTACCGCCCTGATAGGCTTTTGAAGTCTGGTTGGTATGCACCATGCGCACGCCCACATTACCGCGCAGATTGCCGGTTTCAAAATTAGCCTGCGTATAGAAGGACGTGATCTTTTCGTTAATGTTGAAAAAAGCGTTCAGGTCCGGTGTATAGGTCATCAGACCACCGTCAAGCACCGCATCCACCTGGGCCCGCGCCTTGTCGATGTCCATGAAGGCATAGCTGGTCAAAGATCCCTCTGTGGCTGTCGCGCCATGCAGGGTCGGGGTTGGTCCACTGGACAGGTCCGCCAATGTCAGCGCACTGAGCGCCGCTATGCCCGCCGCATTGGCCGGGTTGCTGGTGTCGACAGAGCCATTGGTCCGGTTATTCTCAATGGTGTGAGAGCGAAATTTCACGCCAAACTCAAGGGACGTGAAGGCGCTGTTGTCCAGATCATACTCCACATCGGTTTGCGCATAGAATTCATCATCCTCCATTTTGCGCACCCAGTCCCGTAGCGATCCCGGCATCAGACGCAATTGACTGCCGTCATTGGGGTCGACTTCCGGGAAGCTGAATTCATTGACGTCCGCCTGCAGATTCATGACGATGCGGCTGTTGCCTTCGAACCAGTAATTGCGGTCATGTTCACTGCCGCCTTCGGCCGTGGTATAGCCGATCTGGCCCCGGGCGCGCCATCCGTCGCCTTCATAGCTCATATCCATATCATAGACCGCGGCCTTGATGTTGGATTCGCGGTAGATTGGCTCATCCGCCACCCCGTGGGTGGTGGCCAGTCCGAAAGTCCCGCCGACAATCGCCTGCTTGCCGTCACTGGTTGTGATGAACACCGGATCAACCACGACTTCACCACTGTTCACGCCGGTGTCGGGATCGACCTTGCCGAGCTTGAAGCCGCCGGGCACGAAGAGGTAATTCTGGTTGTTATTGTCCATGTCCATGTCGGAACGCACCGCATTGACGACGATATCCCACTGATCATTGGGGCGGAACTGCAACACCAGGTTGGCGGTTTTGCGTTCACGCTTCTGCTGGAAGATGGCGGAACCGCCGCCCCAGACCGCATAGACGTCGCGGGTGACGTTGCCGTCCTGATCTTCCACGTCATAGAGGGAATTGGTCGGGAAGCCTTCCAGACCGTCCCGGCGCACGGTTCTCTTCTGATAGTTATAGGAGCCAAGAATGGCAAAGGTTTCATTATCATTCTTCCAGCTCACCAGACCAGACGCCTGGGGGTCAATCTTGTCCGGCAGCTTGCTATACTGGCCTTCAACGGAACCCATCACCGTTAAGGGATCGAGATCCATCGGGCGACGGGTGATGACATTGACCGCGCCGCCGATACTGCCCTCGTCCAGCTTCGCCATCGGGCTTTTATAAACTTCCAATGAGGCGACAAGTTCTGACGCCAGAATTGAATAGTTGAAGCCGCGGCTTGGGTTATCATTGGCCCACCAGTAGGCGGAGGCGACATTCTGACCGTTCATCAAGGTACGGTTGAGATCGCTGCCCGTGCCGCGGACAAAGATGTCCCGGCCCTCGCCCCAGATGCGATCGACGGAAACGCCGGGCACCCGTTGCAGACTGTCGGCGACATTCTTGTCGGGAAATTTGCCGATATCGAGTGAATTAATGCCGTCCACAATAGAATTGGAATCGCGCTTTTTATCCAGCGCCTGTTTCAGGCTGCCGCGGATGCCCGTCACCACCACTTCTTCCAGTGTGGTTTCATCGCCATTCTCCGCGGCGCGCGCGGGACCTGAAAATGCGATCAGTGAACTGGACGCCAATAAGGCGGCCAGCGTTATCCGGGCGACGTTACGGTGTCGGGATATCCGGGGTGCAGAGGGATTATCGGGAACAGTATTGGTCATTTTTTCACTCCATATATTTTTGAACTTCAGACGGTCGTATCCCGTCTTTTTTAAGCACAGTCGCGCTTTTAGTGGATTGACGTGAGGACGATAAAATGACAACGCTGTCATTTTTAACAAGACCCCACATCAAGGCGTCTCATAGGTAAGACAGCGGACAGGACAGATTTGGGAATAAAAAAATAAAAGAAACTAAAAAATGACGGAAAATCCCGTCTTTCTGCCGGCTCGTTACTGCACCGTTTCAAGAAAGTTCAAGAACGCTATTGAGATATTAACGTCTCCCGGGCCGGGCTTCGACATCAACCAGACTGACGATAAAATACTGATTTATATATATTATTCTGGACCACAAATCCTGATGCACCAGAAAATGCGTAAAGTCAAAAAAACTTCCCATGCCCCCGGCCTTCTATTACCATGGGAACGTCAGCAGAACCGTTCACAGCGGAGAATTGAAGCATGAACAAAAACCAGATTGAAGTCCGCCCGGTGGGCGCCCATGAGATTCAGGACCTGCATCTTTTGGCGAAACGAACATTCCTCGAAGCCTTCAGCCTTCAGAATACACCAGAAGATATGGCGGCCTACAGCGAACAGGCTTTCTGTTACGGGGCCATTGAAGCGGAATTTCTCAACCCGGACTCAACATTTTTCTTTGCCGTCTGCTCCACCAAAATCATCGGTTATCTCAAGCTTAATCGCGGCGCGGCCCAAACAGAACACAAGCTCGAGAATGCGCTGGAAATTGAACGCATATATATCACCGCCGAATTCCAGGGCGGCGGCGTGGGACAGGCTCTGCTGCAGAAGGCTTTCGACGTTAGCCGGCAGGATAATTACGACTGGTTATGGCTCGGGGTCTGGGAACAGAACCCTGGCGCCATACGCTTTTATCAACGCCACGGCTTTGTCGCCTTCGACAGCCACGCCTTCCTGCTCGGTGATGACCCGCAAACGGACCTGCTGATGCGCAAAAAAAACCGCTAGAATGTACTGACAGCCGACCAAAGGCGAGAATGGCCGCATTATACTATGATGATTTACCGCATTACTGACAGATCCTAGTCGGATAGACCGCATGAAAAACTTCAATTTGCTTCAATTGCATGATCGCAACAGCCCTTTTCATAACACGAGTATCAATGGTCGAAGGGACGCTTAGTATCAGACTGTTGCAGAAAATCTATCCGCGACGTGTAATAAAAAAAAATTAGCCCAAAATGTCAGCAACGAAAATGGCGGCCCGAAAACCGGAACCGCCATTTTTTAAATCTATTATCCCAAAGGATGAACCGGTTTAAAAGTTGGCCCGGAAGGTAAGGCCATAGGTCCGCGGCTGATTGGTGCGGAAACCGAGACGTGCCCGGCCACCCCGTTCTTTGTCAAAAGACAGATTGGCGTTTTCATCCGTAACATTGTTGACGTAAGCCACCACTTCCCAGTCTTCCAGCACGATCCCAGCACTCAGATTCATGGTTTGATATCCGTCCAGTTCAAGATCAAGCACAGTGTTATCCGCACCACTTGCGCCGCCAAAAGGCAGGCCGGAGGCTTGCGTCAGAACCGGATTATCAGGTCCGCCCACTTCCTGATCGGAAGGTTGCGTGAAGACACTGCTGCGATGCTGGAAGGTTGCTGATACATACCCCTCAGCCCCGCTGCTGACAGAGTCCAGTGCGAAATTATAAGTCGCTGTCATCGCGATGTTGAATTTCGGCGTGGACGGTAAACGGTTGCCGTCACGGACACCACCCAGTACATCACCATTACTATCCACAATAGTTGAATCGAACTCGGACTGGATCAGGCTACTGGCAAGAGACAGGTCCAAACCTTCAAAAGGATGGGCTTTCATCTCGACCTCGACCCCTTGACTATGGGCTTCCGGCACGTTGAAGGAAATTCGCGAGGAACAGGAACCCGCATCCAGGGTGACCTGCAGATTGGACATCTTGGTATAGAAGGCCGCCGCGTTCAGGGTCACGTTATCTGTCTTGATTTTGACACCCGCTTCGTAGTTCCACAGGGTTTCGTCGTCATAATCCTGGAAACCACCGAAGATAGCGAGATCTTGCGCGTTACACAAAGCCGTGTTCAGGGGATCATTCACCCCGCCAAGACGGAAACCCTTCGAGATTTGGGCATTCAGCGTCACCTCGTCGCTGACATCATAGCTGGCCAGAAAACGTGGCGTGAAGCCATTCGAGGCGGTTTTGTCGACCTGATCGACAACGCCGTTGCCAAATAATCCGACCTGGGTCACCGAGCGCTCCTCTTTATAGTCATAATAGCGACCACCGGCCGTTACCTGAAGACGGTCGGAAATATCATAAGAAGCTTCACCGAAGACAGCGATTTGTTCCAAAGTATAAGGCAATTCAGAATAGAAGGGGGAATCCGCTGGCGCGACCCCCATACCAACCGCAGCAGATGTTCCCGCCCCTAGAACGGCGTCCGTCACGGCATCATACCCCGGCGTTGGCAGGAACTGTTTGTAAAAACGATCGGTATTGGAATAGAAAACACCACCAACCCATTGGAGGGGACTGTCGTTATTTGAACTCACCCGCAATTCTTGGGTGAATTGTTGAACTTTGGTGGTGTCCCGCAGATTAGAAGGCAGGAGGACGGCAGCATCCGGAAAGCCGAGATCAACAGACACACTGCCTGTGAGAGCGCTGGCGTCCCGGCTGACCAGAATGTCCCGGTCCGTATAGCTGGTCACGGAAGTGACATCAATGCCCTCCATTTCTACTGCGATCGTCGTATCAGCAATGAACGTTTCGTCGTTAAACCCTTCCCGCAACAAGAGAAACTGCTGGCGTTCCTTGAACGTCACCGGCGGTCGTGTTGTGGTGTAGGGGTTGGCGTAAAGATTGAAGACTTCCTGGCGGTTATTCCCATTGCTTTTGATCTTCTGATAAATCACCCGCGGTGTAATCGTCACATTATCGGTAGGCTGGATCAGTAATGTCGCACGGCCGCCTGATCGATGACCATTGTTGACATTTTCCCAGATGCCGCCGCCTTCGGTCAGGGCGTCAATATAACCGCCATATTCGGTATGATAGCCGACGATACGCAAAGCCGCCTTGTCTTCAGAGACGGGAATATTGACCATGGCTTTAAAATGCCCACCCATACTGCCGCCGGAAATGCTGTTCACATTACCTTCAAGGGAGCCTTCCGCACCATCCAGGCTTGGTTGATTGGTGATATAGCGAATGGTCCCGCCAACAGAGCCGGACCCAAACAGGGTGCCCTGTGGGCCGCGCAGGACTTCAACCCGGTTCAGGTCATAGAGATCAAGGTCCGGCGTAAATAGAGACAATGAAATCACGGATTCATCAAGATAAACCCCAACCTGCTCCTTCACACCCGGCTGGTCGCGCACGATCTGGCCGGCGGAGACGCCGCGAATGGCGACCTGGCTTTGCCCCGGGCCCAAATTCTGGATCATCAAACCAGCCACATTTCGCGCGACATCTTCCAGGTTTGTCGAACCAGTCTTCTGAATGTCCGCGCCAGACAAGGCGTTAATGGAAAATGGCACATCCTGAATGGTGGAAGAGCGCTTCGTTGCTGTCACCAGGATTTCTTCAAAGACAAAACTGTCCTTCTTTTCTTCAACCTGATCCTGCGCAGCGGCGAAGCCGCCAAGCAAAAGACTGGTTGCAATGGCCGTGCCCGTCATGGCGATAAATTTGCGTGGTAATAAAATAGACATGTCGTCTCCCTAAGTATTTTTGTTACGATACCCGATGACCGTTGAGATCATTAGATTCTCACAAGACTAAATCGAGCAAAACCACCCCTTATCTGGCGCCCTTATTTTTGCCCTGTATGATGTATGAGGCACGCATGGGCACTTTACCCCCACTCCCGCTTCGTTTTTTTCACAGAAAGCCCTACACGCCCGGTTTTCTTGACTTTTTCAACAATTATGTGATAGGCAAATGTCTATAGGGCGCTACACCGCATATAAAGATAAAAGAAAAACAACTTCCATGACGGCACAAAGCAAAAAAAAGACAGTCTTTTTAGCTTATCAGGAAACCCGCGGGTTTCTCAGCAGCTATCTGAGACGTTTTTACAACAATCGTCAGGATATTGAGGACGCTATGCAGGAAGGTTTTCTCAAGACCTTCGAAATTGAACAGAAACAGGCTATTGACTCCCCCTCGGCATACCTTTTTATGACAGTGAAGAATTTCGCCAGACGTGATCTTAAAAAAAAATCGCGTCTCAAGGTTGAAGGAATAGAGGATATTGACGACGCCAGCCTCAGTATAGACAGGAAGGCGATCGAGGACAGCCTTGAATCGCGACAAACCCTGGCGATTTTCTGTGATGCAGCTGATGCGTTACCGGATCAATGTCGCAAGGCGTTCCTGTTGAGAAAAATTTATGGTTTTACACAGAAAGAAATTGCGGAATTGATGGGCATCTCGGTCAGCACAGTGGAAAAACATTTAGCAAAAGGATTGCTTCGCTCGATGGAATATATGGCAGGGCAAGGCGATACCCGCCCTGTTGCCGATGAGGTAAATCACAAAAAAGTACCACACAGCGTGCCGGTCAAGGACAGTTGAACAGAAGTATGAGTAACATTATTAACCTCGTTCCCGCGGAGAAATTAACCATTGAAGCAAGCCAATGGGTGATCAAACTTGATGGTCAGCGCCTGTCCCCGACGGAATTCGCCGCGTTCAAAGCCTGGGTCACCTCTTCCGAGGCCCATGAAACCGCCTTCCGCTCCGCTGCAGGCACATGGGGCAATCTCGACATATTGAAGCAAGTTCCAACCTTAAGTTCCCTTAAAACCCAACAGCGGGCACATTCTGTATTTTGGTGGGGGAAATTCCACCTCAAACAGGTCAGTATGGCCGCTGCTCTGATTTTGCTGGTGACGTTTTCTGTCAACCAGCTACTCCACAACGCAGCTCCCGCTTTGCCCGTCATATACGGTACAGCGCTTGGTGACAACAAATCCATTGAACTGTCCGATGGCTCGCGCGTCATCCTCAATACGGAAAGTCAGGTTGAAATCCAGTATGAGGCAAACCGCCGGGTCATCAAGCTTCTCAAAGGGGAAGCTCATTTCGAGGTTGCCTCCAACAAAGCCCGTCCGTTCGAAGTCTATGCCGGTACGAATATCGTACGCGCCATCGGCACCGCTTTTGCTGTTCAAGTGAAGCCTGAGATGGTCGCCGTGACCGTGACCGAAGGCACCGTACAGCTGGCGACGCTCGTTCAAGATCCTGAAGATAGATCGGTCAAGGAAGTTTCCCTGGCTTTCGTCCAAAAAGGGCAGACCGCAGAATTTAACGAAAATATTAAGACCATCAACTCCATAGCGCCGAACGAGCTTGATCGCAGACTGGCCTGGCGGAGCGGAACACTTGTCTTTAATGGCCAGCCCCTGGAACAGGTGATTGAAGAAATCCACCGCTATACGACCACACAGATTATAATAGCCGACCCGGAAATCAGATCTCTCAAGATCGGCGGTTATTTCAAAACCTCTGAGATTGAAGATATGCTGAAAGCATTGGAAACCGGTTTTAATGTCACAGTTACCCGCATTAATAAAAATCTGGTCTATCTGTCGAAATCGAATAAAAACTGACGTCGTACCAGCCAAAGCAATGGTCAAATGGCCGATCAGTAATATTAAGTAAAAAATATAGGGAAGAATAATATTTTGAGGCCTTCGGGGTGAAAGCATTCTATCGTCCGAGAATACTGCCAGTATCAAGACTTCTTCGTCTATCTTTTATCCGACGGAGTGTGCTTATATTCGCCTTGACCTTGCTTCCGGTTTGGCTTCCTGCCACTGCCTTAGATGCTGCCGTTTCCGAACAAAATATAGCTCATCGGCTAAAAATCCCTGCCGGCCCGGCCGAGACGACATTGGTTAAGCTCGCCGAACTTACCGGCACCCAGCTCATTTTCCCTTACGATCTGGTTAAAGGGATAAAAACAAATGCTATCGACGGACGGTACTCTTTCTCTCAAGCCATTAAACTCATGTTGAGCGGCACCGTCCTCTCTGCCAGCCGAGGGCCGAGGGGCTTAATCACCGTATCACTTGACACCATACCTTCCCAGGCCGGCGCCCTGGCGGAGATGACGATGAAGGGTAATCCGCCGCAAGCCTCACAGACACCTCTTCTGTCGGAAGAACGCACCTACCTTGAGGAAATAACCGTGACCGCACGGAAACGTCTCGAATCCATTCGTGACGTTCCTTTCTCCATCGCCGCCAAAACCTCTTCAGCCATATTTTTATCTGGCAGCCAGGACCTGACTGATCTCGCCCGCGGCGTAAGTGGACTGAGTTTCATTGACCTGGGCCCCGGGCAAAGTCAAATTGCCATACGCGGTATATCAGCAGGCCAGGTAGTTCGTGATCAGCCCGGCGTGAAAGAACAGGTTGGGATTTATCTTGATGAATCGGTCATATCCATGGCCTTGTTCACCCCGGATCTGGACCTGTTTGATTTTAATCGCATCGAAGTATTACGGGGGCCGCAAGGCACATTGTATGGCTCAGGGTCATTATCTGGTACCCTGCGCTATATTTCGAACATGCCTGACCTGACCAAAACCCAACTGATCACGGAACTTAGTGCCGAATACACACAGCGCGGTGACGGAACCCATCGCCTGAAGGCCATGCTCAACCTCCCGGTCATGGACGATAAAATGGCGGTGCGCCTGGTCGGCTATCATAATGGTCTGGCCGGCTATGTCGACGCCCGCCTGCCCGACGGCAGGACCTTGAAAAATATCAATCAGGGGCAAAAGTCCGGGGGTCGTCTGGCGCTTTCTATCAAACCCACAGAAAATATAATGATCACGCCCCGCCTGGTGATGCAAAAGATCGAAACGGATGGCTTTCCCCGGGCGGACATATATAATGTTCTGGCCAATCCCTTTACCCAAACCCGCCCACCGATCACCCTGAATGATCACACGCAATTCATCCAGTTTCGAGAGAGTCTCGATGATACATTTCTCATGACCGACATGCTTACAACGCTTGACATGCAAGCTGTTACCCTCACCGCCGTGACCACATATATCAATCGCGATATCACGGTCATCCGCGATTCAGGCCAACTGACCCATAGCATTCTGGCGCAACCGGACGCTTTTGGCCTCTCCGGCGTTATTCTAGATCAAAAAGCCCCGCTAGTCGACAAAACCGCCCTGAAACAGACAAGCCAGGAACTGCGCCTCAATTCTGCAGCGGATGGGCCGCTTAGTTATGTCCTGGGCGCCTTCTACAGTAAGACAGACCGTGAATATGGTCAGACCCTGCAGGTTGACGGTTTTGAAGATCTTACCGGGTTGTCCACAGCCGGCTATACCGGTTTACGCGACCTGATGTATTATGCCCGTTACGATTTTGACTTCAGTCAATGGGCGATCTTCGGGGAAGCCACTTACGCACTCACCCCCAAAGTCAATCTGAGCGGTGGCTTGCGCTGGTTTCATTTCCGGGAAAGTCGCCATTTGAGGTTGGATGGGCTGTTTACCGTTTCTACGGGGCCGGCAGGCCTTCCCGCAAAAACGGTTAGTCACGGCTTCACCCCGCGTTTCATTGTAGAATATAAGGCCAGTGAAAACCTGAGCCTGAATGCGCAGATCGCCAAGGGGTTTCGTCTGGGAGGCATCAATGACCCCCTGAACCGGCCCCTTTGCACGGATGAGGATTTTAATACTTTCACCAACCATGATCTTTTCCAGAACGAAGAATTATGGAATTACGAAATAGGTCTCAAATCAAGCTTCAAACAAGGAAAGATCGTCTTTGATGCCGCCCTCTTTTATGGAGAAGTCAA
It encodes the following:
- a CDS encoding TonB-dependent receptor, which gives rise to MSILLPRKFIAMTGTAIATSLLLGGFAAAQDQVEEKKDSFVFEEILVTATKRSSTIQDVPFSINALSGADIQKTGSTNLEDVARNVAGLMIQNLGPGQSQVAIRGVSAGQIVRDQPGVKEQVGVYLDESVISLSLFTPDLDLYDLNRVEVLRGPQGTLFGSGSVGGTIRYITNQPSLDGAEGSLEGNVNSISGGSMGGHFKAMVNIPVSEDKAALRIVGYHTEYGGYIDALTEGGGIWENVNNGHRSGGRATLLIQPTDNVTITPRVIYQKIKSNGNNRQEVFNLYANPYTTTRPPVTFKERQQFLLLREGFNDETFIADTTIAVEMEGIDVTSVTSYTDRDILVSRDASALTGSVSVDLGFPDAAVLLPSNLRDTTKVQQFTQELRVSSNNDSPLQWVGGVFYSNTDRFYKQFLPTPGYDAVTDAVLGAGTSAAVGMGVAPADSPFYSELPYTLEQIAVFGEASYDISDRLQVTAGGRYYDYKEERSVTQVGLFGNGVVDQVDKTASNGFTPRFLASYDVSDEVTLNAQISKGFRLGGVNDPLNTALCNAQDLAIFGGFQDYDDETLWNYEAGVKIKTDNVTLNAAAFYTKMSNLQVTLDAGSCSSRISFNVPEAHSQGVEVEMKAHPFEGLDLSLASSLIQSEFDSTIVDSNGDVLGGVRDGNRLPSTPKFNIAMTATYNFALDSVSSGAEGYVSATFQHRSSVFTQPSDQEVGGPDNPVLTQASGLPFGGASGADNTVLDLELDGYQTMNLSAGIVLEDWEVVAYVNNVTDENANLSFDKERGGRARLGFRTNQPRTYGLTFRANF
- a CDS encoding RNA polymerase sigma factor, with amino-acid sequence MTAQSKKKTVFLAYQETRGFLSSYLRRFYNNRQDIEDAMQEGFLKTFEIEQKQAIDSPSAYLFMTVKNFARRDLKKKSRLKVEGIEDIDDASLSIDRKAIEDSLESRQTLAIFCDAADALPDQCRKAFLLRKIYGFTQKEIAELMGISVSTVEKHLAKGLLRSMEYMAGQGDTRPVADEVNHKKVPHSVPVKDS
- a CDS encoding FecR family protein; its protein translation is MSNIINLVPAEKLTIEASQWVIKLDGQRLSPTEFAAFKAWVTSSEAHETAFRSAAGTWGNLDILKQVPTLSSLKTQQRAHSVFWWGKFHLKQVSMAAALILLVTFSVNQLLHNAAPALPVIYGTALGDNKSIELSDGSRVILNTESQVEIQYEANRRVIKLLKGEAHFEVASNKARPFEVYAGTNIVRAIGTAFAVQVKPEMVAVTVTEGTVQLATLVQDPEDRSVKEVSLAFVQKGQTAEFNENIKTINSIAPNELDRRLAWRSGTLVFNGQPLEQVIEEIHRYTTTQIIIADPEIRSLKIGGYFKTSEIEDMLKALETGFNVTVTRINKNLVYLSKSNKN
- a CDS encoding TonB-dependent receptor domain-containing protein produces the protein MVKLAELTGTQLIFPYDLVKGIKTNAIDGRYSFSQAIKLMLSGTVLSASRGPRGLITVSLDTIPSQAGALAEMTMKGNPPQASQTPLLSEERTYLEEITVTARKRLESIRDVPFSIAAKTSSAIFLSGSQDLTDLARGVSGLSFIDLGPGQSQIAIRGISAGQVVRDQPGVKEQVGIYLDESVISMALFTPDLDLFDFNRIEVLRGPQGTLYGSGSLSGTLRYISNMPDLTKTQLITELSAEYTQRGDGTHRLKAMLNLPVMDDKMAVRLVGYHNGLAGYVDARLPDGRTLKNINQGQKSGGRLALSIKPTENIMITPRLVMQKIETDGFPRADIYNVLANPFTQTRPPITLNDHTQFIQFRESLDDTFLMTDMLTTLDMQAVTLTAVTTYINRDITVIRDSGQLTHSILAQPDAFGLSGVILDQKAPLVDKTALKQTSQELRLNSAADGPLSYVLGAFYSKTDREYGQTLQVDGFEDLTGLSTAGYTGLRDLMYYARYDFDFSQWAIFGEATYALTPKVNLSGGLRWFHFRESRHLRLDGLFTVSTGPAGLPAKTVSHGFTPRFIVEYKASENLSLNAQIAKGFRLGGINDPLNRPLCTDEDFNTFTNHDLFQNEELWNYEIGLKSSFKQGKIVFDAALFYGEVKNLQATIDAGSCSSRVIFNVPRARSMGMEAEITLRPHPDWDLNLSASLQDATIRSTLTTPTAAAQGILNGVEARNRLPTSPRVQASAQITHYWTLKPTWNGFLALNISYVGASYTQIRDQVPTFGAIDLTRVNLGAPSIEQFTFDPQLPGYSLSNIRVGVRHNNFELSFYVNNLWNKTVRTSLDRERGGIARIGYTLSPPRRIGLTLRSHF